In Stieleria varia, one genomic interval encodes:
- a CDS encoding RNA polymerase sigma factor: MNSGQDECVDENAALSKMISPIKDRMFATVWRILRHPQDAEDALQNALVAVWRRQAQVKMHPAPQALILRICADAAIDLFRRRRMDHVDVNLFEGRLTSDDLLPLENLVRDERLDNVMAAISRLSPHQATAIVMKYIQAEPHAQIAEALDCSIETVREHLSRGRTRLERMLANLGSDPLPRKVTSPNCRENKDE, encoded by the coding sequence GTGAACTCCGGTCAGGACGAATGCGTGGATGAAAACGCTGCACTTTCCAAGATGATCAGCCCGATCAAGGACCGAATGTTTGCCACCGTTTGGCGTATCCTACGACACCCTCAGGATGCCGAGGACGCTTTGCAAAACGCTTTGGTTGCTGTCTGGCGACGTCAAGCTCAGGTGAAAATGCATCCTGCTCCACAGGCCCTTATTCTTCGAATCTGTGCGGATGCCGCGATCGATCTATTCCGTCGCCGTCGCATGGATCACGTCGATGTGAATCTATTCGAAGGTCGCCTCACAAGTGATGATTTGCTGCCTCTGGAGAACTTGGTCAGAGACGAACGACTCGACAACGTAATGGCAGCGATCTCAAGGCTGTCGCCTCATCAGGCCACTGCGATTGTCATGAAATACATTCAAGCAGAACCTCACGCCCAAATTGCCGAGGCGCTCGATTGTTCGATTGAGACGGTTCGCGAGCACCTTTCTCGTGGACGAACACGGCTTGAACGAATGCTGGCGAACTTAGGATCTGATCCATTGCCAAGGAAAGTCACTTCACCCAATTGTCGGGAGAACAAAGATGAATGA
- a CDS encoding APC family permease — protein sequence MESQASEQAETSDSQHDVQGDTQNDARLHRIGLPSAAAIVAASMIGAGVYTTSGFTIASLQSPGWVMVAWAVAGVIAICGALCYGALAKAFTDSGGEYLFLSKTVHPIAGLMAGWVSLLAGFTGPIAYAAKTFESYLSEAPWVGRLGLNAIVQRPGMTASVIVLCAAVFHSIGLRRGARIQDLVVLIKFLMIGLFLVIAFTAIGSWQGLQEADAGVLETSAASAEVATTDETENDAKTSTLAFVVMFANSLMWIALSYSGFNAAVYVAGEVDRPERNVPRALLLGTLLVTLVYLLLNAVFVYAPTRESIAGQPNVATIAAAAVSEAFPEDSQLGGGRLTEWVRLLIMCGLFTSVSALVMTGPRVYAKMAADGYLPRWMNFQGNVPVVSIWFQAVLGILVIQFTRLKSLLDYLSFTLAVSAALTASVVFVLHRRPDSPVKVPWYPLPPIVFVGGTLLSATFTGIDKPQSAIVALATLLLGALMYPWYLDRRSTADTNG from the coding sequence ATGGAGTCCCAGGCGAGCGAGCAAGCAGAGACGTCCGATTCGCAGCACGATGTGCAGGGCGATACACAGAACGATGCTCGACTCCATCGAATCGGGTTGCCTTCGGCGGCGGCGATCGTTGCCGCGAGCATGATCGGCGCGGGGGTTTATACCACCAGTGGATTCACCATCGCGAGCTTACAGTCACCCGGGTGGGTCATGGTCGCATGGGCGGTCGCCGGGGTGATCGCGATTTGCGGCGCGTTGTGCTACGGGGCGCTGGCGAAAGCATTCACGGACTCTGGTGGCGAGTACTTGTTTCTTTCCAAGACCGTTCATCCGATCGCCGGTTTGATGGCGGGTTGGGTTTCTTTGCTGGCGGGATTCACCGGCCCAATCGCCTACGCTGCAAAAACATTTGAGTCGTATCTCTCCGAAGCACCCTGGGTGGGCAGACTGGGTTTGAACGCGATCGTGCAGCGGCCTGGGATGACCGCCAGCGTGATCGTGCTTTGCGCAGCCGTATTCCATTCGATCGGATTGCGTCGAGGCGCTCGGATCCAGGACTTGGTGGTGCTGATCAAGTTCCTGATGATCGGATTGTTCTTGGTGATCGCTTTTACTGCCATCGGGTCTTGGCAGGGACTCCAAGAAGCCGATGCGGGGGTCCTGGAAACCTCAGCGGCATCGGCGGAGGTGGCCACGACGGACGAAACGGAGAACGATGCGAAAACGTCGACGCTTGCGTTTGTCGTGATGTTCGCCAACTCGCTGATGTGGATCGCATTGAGTTACAGCGGGTTCAATGCCGCCGTTTACGTGGCGGGTGAAGTCGACCGGCCGGAACGCAATGTGCCAAGAGCGTTGCTGTTGGGGACGCTGCTGGTCACCTTGGTCTACTTGTTGCTCAACGCGGTGTTTGTTTATGCGCCGACGCGGGAGTCCATCGCCGGTCAGCCCAACGTGGCCACGATCGCGGCGGCGGCGGTCAGCGAAGCGTTCCCGGAGGACTCACAACTGGGCGGCGGGCGTTTGACGGAGTGGGTTCGTCTATTGATCATGTGCGGCTTGTTCACCTCCGTCAGTGCGTTGGTGATGACTGGGCCTCGGGTCTACGCCAAGATGGCTGCGGATGGGTACCTGCCACGCTGGATGAATTTTCAGGGAAACGTGCCGGTGGTTTCGATTTGGTTTCAGGCTGTGTTGGGAATCCTCGTGATCCAGTTCACGCGTCTGAAAAGCTTGCTCGACTATCTGTCCTTTACCTTGGCGGTCAGTGCGGCGTTGACGGCCAGCGTTGTTTTTGTCTTGCACCGTCGTCCCGACAGTCCCGTCAAAGTGCCCTGGTATCCGCTGCCGCCGATCGTCTTTGTGGGCGGGACACTGCTGTCCGCGACCTTCACCGGGATCGACAAACCGCAATCGGCAATTGTCGCTCTGGCTACCCTGCTGCTGGGAGCGTTGATGTACCCTTGGTACTTAGATCGGCGTTCGACGGCGGACACAAATGGCTAA
- a CDS encoding sialate O-acetylesterase: protein MIHRFCLAAALVLGCATFSQAELKLAAPINDSMVLQRDEDATVWGWATAGSEITVQISDHKATATADDQGRWKVQIDPPPVGGPYQMTIAGDGSQQTIQDILVGEVWLCSGQSNMAMTVSRARDFEKEAAAADLPQIRMFKVDSGHATQPQETCQGNWTICSPQTVGGFSATAYFFGKRLHHELGVPIGLINSSVGGTSVESWTSMPAQSAVEAIKPRLDAWNADDAKYDAETAKANYERAMKAYERKVQQAKQDGAKPPRKPSLASRPRNDRNYPSNLFNGKINPIVGYTIKGAIWYQGENSSGRGFSHLYGVQLQTLINDWRARWGQGNFPFAWVQLPNFRAPQKEPSETNGWTLVQEGMMKTLSLPHTGMAITIDVGEEKDIHPKDKQTVGYRLAQWALADVYGRDLIPMGPVYKSSSIDGNKVVIEFENADGLKSSTDQVTGFAICGEDKKFVWADANIAGDKVIVSSSKIDQPVAVRYAWAANPVISLYNAADLPASPFRTDDWPEEGK from the coding sequence ATGATCCACCGTTTCTGTCTCGCCGCTGCACTGGTGCTCGGCTGCGCAACGTTTTCGCAGGCCGAACTCAAGCTTGCTGCACCGATCAACGACTCCATGGTCTTGCAACGCGATGAAGACGCAACGGTGTGGGGCTGGGCGACCGCCGGCAGCGAGATCACGGTACAAATCTCAGACCACAAGGCGACCGCAACGGCTGACGATCAAGGCCGATGGAAAGTGCAAATTGATCCGCCCCCGGTCGGCGGGCCTTACCAGATGACGATCGCCGGCGATGGCTCCCAACAAACCATCCAAGACATCCTCGTCGGTGAGGTCTGGCTCTGCTCGGGTCAGTCCAACATGGCGATGACGGTCAGCCGTGCAAGAGATTTCGAAAAAGAAGCCGCCGCAGCCGACTTGCCCCAAATCCGCATGTTCAAAGTCGACTCCGGGCACGCCACGCAACCGCAAGAAACTTGCCAAGGCAACTGGACGATTTGCAGCCCGCAAACCGTCGGGGGTTTTTCCGCAACCGCTTATTTCTTTGGCAAGCGATTGCATCACGAACTCGGCGTTCCCATCGGCTTGATCAACTCGTCGGTCGGCGGCACTTCGGTCGAATCGTGGACCAGCATGCCCGCGCAATCGGCCGTCGAAGCAATCAAGCCTCGCTTGGATGCCTGGAACGCAGACGACGCCAAGTACGATGCAGAGACCGCCAAGGCCAACTACGAACGAGCGATGAAAGCCTACGAAAGAAAAGTTCAACAAGCCAAGCAGGACGGCGCAAAGCCCCCACGAAAGCCGTCGCTTGCCTCCCGCCCACGAAATGATCGCAACTACCCCTCCAATCTGTTCAACGGCAAAATCAATCCCATCGTGGGCTACACCATCAAGGGCGCGATCTGGTACCAAGGAGAAAACAGCTCCGGACGTGGCTTCTCGCACCTCTACGGGGTCCAACTGCAAACCTTGATCAACGATTGGCGGGCACGTTGGGGGCAAGGCAACTTTCCCTTCGCTTGGGTGCAACTGCCGAACTTTCGCGCCCCACAAAAAGAACCCTCCGAGACCAACGGTTGGACACTGGTCCAAGAGGGCATGATGAAAACCTTGTCGCTGCCCCACACAGGTATGGCGATCACCATTGATGTCGGTGAAGAAAAAGACATTCACCCCAAAGACAAACAAACCGTCGGCTATCGTTTGGCCCAGTGGGCACTAGCAGACGTGTACGGCCGCGACCTGATCCCCATGGGGCCGGTTTACAAGTCCTCGTCGATCGACGGAAACAAAGTGGTGATCGAATTCGAGAACGCAGACGGCTTGAAATCCAGCACCGATCAAGTCACCGGATTTGCGATCTGCGGCGAGGACAAGAAATTCGTTTGGGCGGACGCCAATATCGCGGGCGACAAAGTGATCGTCAGCAGCAGCAAGATCGACCAGCCGGTCGCCGTCCGCTACGCCTGGGCAGCCAACCCCGTGATCAGCCTGTACAACGCAGCCGACCTCCCCGCCTCCCCCTTCCGCACCGACGACTGGCCAGAGGAAGGCAAGTAG
- a CDS encoding class I SAM-dependent methyltransferase — MSKKTKKSSKGKSAADSADKFDLYQKSVQTPDHEVGFFEQAFRDVYRRKPYTLREDFCGTFAVCCEWVKSNAKRTALGVDLCGETLQWGRDHNLSKLTDAQQARVRLLEQDVRKHNRPQVDVLAAQNFSFWIFKTRAEVVDYFKHARANLNAEGIMVMDMMGGGECYTEEHVDKRTIKKGKKGFKYHWTQESFNPITADACFHISFKFPDGSKLKRAFEYHWRFWTIPEVREMLAEAGFSESNVYWEIEDEDDPDIDGTWERREVAGSDPSWICYIVAAK, encoded by the coding sequence ATGTCAAAAAAGACGAAGAAGAGTTCCAAGGGCAAGTCGGCCGCTGACTCGGCTGACAAGTTCGATTTGTATCAAAAGTCCGTCCAAACGCCGGACCACGAAGTCGGCTTTTTTGAACAAGCCTTTCGCGATGTCTATCGACGAAAACCCTACACGCTCCGCGAAGACTTTTGCGGAACGTTCGCGGTCTGCTGCGAATGGGTCAAGTCCAACGCGAAACGAACGGCGTTGGGAGTTGACCTCTGCGGCGAAACCCTGCAGTGGGGTCGCGATCACAACTTGTCCAAGTTGACCGACGCTCAACAGGCTCGTGTTCGATTGCTGGAGCAGGATGTCCGCAAACACAATCGGCCTCAGGTCGACGTGTTGGCGGCCCAAAACTTTTCGTTCTGGATCTTCAAAACGCGTGCCGAAGTCGTCGACTATTTCAAACATGCCCGGGCCAACTTGAATGCCGAGGGCATCATGGTCATGGACATGATGGGCGGCGGCGAATGCTACACCGAAGAACACGTGGACAAGCGGACGATCAAGAAAGGCAAGAAGGGTTTCAAGTATCACTGGACCCAAGAGTCGTTCAACCCGATCACCGCCGACGCGTGTTTTCATATCTCGTTCAAATTCCCCGACGGCAGCAAGCTCAAACGGGCGTTTGAGTACCACTGGCGATTCTGGACGATCCCAGAAGTCCGTGAGATGCTCGCCGAAGCCGGCTTTAGCGAGAGCAACGTCTACTGGGAGATCGAGGACGAAGACGATCCCGACATCGATGGAACCTGGGAACGCCGAGAAGTGGCCGGCAGTGACCCGAGTTGGATTTGCTACATCGTTGCCGCAAAGTGA
- a CDS encoding helix-turn-helix domain-containing protein — translation MRYAFRLAELLGHTPDRRKRPGTIKSIVEHTGLDRHQVASLLKNEAKYIPLDALSRLCDYLIDQGHATAEELPGALFAVNPENFWELLARRGEIEIVVGVRQGESNTSPEGATVVASDAVLFGELLSGVSTLGGAAKHKRALDEDGDAMERPEAPMPDRLQQTLVWSPGQVSLEDAQARAAEVFNGFAEATGDRGLVCIGSVKSNPVVELLFSDAFGCTPFVTEDDVDDVSARSCPFFLRYRDTDPHPDSASAGMRLSKNEDAPEPGFYFEKDDGTWQYAGGDNKDTALVFYIYREALGRLDMVLSGFSGRATRLLSKTIAIRGEEFWPPVYEKGGDMVGAYLVQYGKPDGEPNRDDLMYNTGAAAEIMPLPTKAIERRMARR, via the coding sequence ATGAGATACGCCTTTCGGTTAGCAGAATTATTGGGGCATACACCGGATCGTCGCAAACGACCCGGGACCATCAAATCCATCGTTGAACACACCGGGCTGGACCGCCACCAGGTGGCATCGCTGTTGAAAAATGAAGCGAAGTACATTCCGCTGGACGCACTTTCTCGATTGTGTGACTACTTGATCGATCAAGGTCACGCGACCGCGGAGGAGTTGCCCGGCGCCCTGTTCGCAGTGAACCCGGAGAATTTCTGGGAGTTACTGGCCCGTCGTGGCGAGATCGAGATCGTCGTCGGTGTGCGTCAGGGTGAGTCCAATACGTCACCCGAGGGCGCCACCGTGGTCGCCAGCGACGCGGTGCTCTTCGGCGAACTGCTCAGCGGTGTCTCCACCCTGGGCGGCGCGGCAAAGCACAAACGCGCACTGGATGAAGATGGCGATGCAATGGAGCGACCGGAAGCTCCGATGCCCGATCGCTTGCAGCAAACCTTGGTGTGGAGCCCCGGCCAAGTTTCTCTGGAAGACGCCCAGGCGCGTGCTGCAGAAGTTTTCAACGGGTTTGCCGAAGCGACCGGCGATCGCGGATTGGTTTGCATCGGCAGTGTGAAGAGCAATCCGGTCGTCGAGCTGCTGTTCTCGGACGCCTTTGGTTGCACGCCATTTGTCACCGAAGACGACGTGGACGATGTCTCCGCACGATCCTGTCCATTCTTCTTGCGATACCGGGACACAGACCCTCACCCAGACAGCGCCTCGGCCGGCATGCGGTTGAGCAAGAACGAGGACGCGCCGGAACCGGGATTCTATTTCGAGAAAGACGACGGCACTTGGCAATACGCCGGTGGCGACAACAAGGACACCGCGCTGGTGTTTTATATCTACCGAGAAGCTCTTGGTCGTTTGGACATGGTGCTCAGCGGTTTCTCCGGCCGAGCGACCCGCTTGCTTTCCAAGACGATCGCGATTCGCGGCGAAGAGTTTTGGCCGCCGGTGTATGAGAAAGGTGGCGACATGGTCGGTGCCTATCTGGTCCAGTATGGCAAACCCGACGGTGAACCCAATCGCGACGACTTGATGTACAACACGGGTGCTGCCGCGGAGATCATGCCGCTGCCGACCAAAGCGATTGAACGACGCATGGCAAGACGATAA
- a CDS encoding DUF1501 domain-containing protein: MSLNVKISRRSALYVGTTAVFGHQLSAAVSALAANRSGKAKNVILLWLDGGPSTIDMWDLKPDAPDQIRGEFKPIPTSASGVQICEHFPELAKVMDRCLLIRSITHSIPAHGPGTQYLMTGRLPSAALQHPSVGSLVASQLSDDRASLPPYVTFAAPQGAGAGFLGSAWNPFDLDADARELPRGVSLNRSDDASDAERQLKQFQKRLALRKQFDSGFDRLNQDEVVEGLNRFSQQAIDVLSKDSVRGALDLEKENATRRDRFGAGSLGRNSLRACRLIEAGARFVTVTFGGWDTHQGNFTALRQNLLPQLDKTLSVLILDLEERGLLDSTIVHCVGEFGRTPVVNGGGGRDHHSLAMTALLAGGGFPAGSIIGATDQEGYEPIESPCSPTKLTATILHQLGIDGNTQVQTPSGRNVRLIPEAVTPLARIIH; the protein is encoded by the coding sequence ATGAGTTTGAATGTCAAAATCTCACGTCGAAGTGCTCTCTACGTTGGGACGACGGCGGTGTTCGGACACCAACTGTCCGCCGCCGTTTCGGCCCTCGCTGCGAACAGGTCGGGGAAAGCCAAGAATGTGATCCTGCTGTGGCTTGATGGCGGTCCATCAACGATCGACATGTGGGATCTAAAACCCGATGCACCTGATCAGATTCGGGGCGAATTCAAACCGATCCCAACCAGTGCATCGGGAGTTCAGATCTGCGAGCATTTTCCAGAACTCGCCAAGGTCATGGATCGATGTTTACTGATCCGAAGCATCACGCACAGCATCCCTGCTCATGGGCCGGGGACGCAGTACCTGATGACCGGCCGGTTGCCTTCCGCTGCGCTGCAGCACCCTTCTGTCGGATCGCTGGTTGCAAGCCAACTTTCCGACGATCGAGCTTCCCTTCCTCCTTACGTGACGTTTGCCGCCCCACAAGGAGCCGGAGCGGGCTTCCTCGGGTCGGCTTGGAATCCCTTTGATCTGGACGCTGACGCTCGGGAACTGCCTCGTGGGGTCTCGTTGAATCGTAGTGACGATGCCAGTGACGCGGAAAGGCAACTCAAGCAGTTTCAAAAGCGACTGGCTCTTCGTAAACAGTTCGACTCCGGATTTGATCGGCTCAATCAAGACGAAGTCGTCGAGGGGCTGAATCGTTTTTCACAACAAGCCATCGACGTGCTCTCAAAAGACTCGGTTCGCGGTGCGCTTGATTTGGAAAAAGAAAACGCCACGCGGCGTGACAGGTTTGGCGCAGGGAGTTTGGGACGCAACTCACTTCGAGCCTGTCGGCTGATCGAAGCCGGTGCTCGATTCGTGACCGTTACGTTCGGTGGTTGGGACACGCATCAAGGTAATTTCACAGCGCTTCGCCAGAACTTGCTTCCGCAGTTGGACAAGACGCTTTCGGTGCTGATCCTAGACTTGGAGGAGCGTGGTCTTTTGGACTCAACCATTGTTCATTGCGTTGGTGAGTTTGGTCGGACCCCCGTCGTCAATGGTGGCGGCGGTCGTGATCACCACTCACTCGCGATGACGGCCCTGCTCGCCGGTGGCGGATTCCCCGCCGGATCAATCATTGGGGCAACGGACCAGGAGGGTTACGAGCCGATCGAATCCCCCTGTTCGCCCACGAAGCTAACGGCGACGATTCTTCATCAGCTCGGCATCGACGGAAACACACAAGTACAGACACCCTCCGGCCGAAACGTCCGTCTTATTCCCGAGGCGGTCACTCCGCTAGCCCGGATCATTCATTAG